The genome window CGTCTAAAGTCCAAGAACCAGCGTCATCCCAGTCTCCAGACTTATAGCTGTACCAAGTTTCTTGAGAATAGGCAAAAAAGGTACATAAAAGCAATTTGAGAATAATAATAGACTTTTTCATGAGTGATTGTTGACAAAATAGAATTTTGCTATATGAATAAAGTATTGTATTTCTGATATAAATAAAATGAGAAGAGTAAATGCTAATAGCTTGACTCTTTCAATTACCAAAGAGCAATATTAAACATTTTATAAAGAATCTCTATCGTAGAACGACAAAATAAATAACTCAAAAAAGTTCAAAACCCCTTTCTAAAAGTTATAATCTTTCTTAAGTAGAATGATTACAATAGCTATTTATTGTATTAATACTTTATTTTTTTGGTTGTTTTTAATAATAGGATTTAATAATATTTACAGTTTTATATTTTAAATATCAACTCTATAAAACCATTTTAGTTTTATATCGTCTGTTAATAATGAGAGTATATATTCTTAATAAGGTAAAGTATCACAATAGAAGAAATATCGCTTTAAATTGATATTCTCCCTTGACTTAGTGTATGTAAGATCCCCTTAAATATTTCATTTTTTAACTTATAATCTATTAACAAATAAGAAATACCTCACGATGAGTACTATATAATTCTATTAGTAGTCTAAAAAATACTATTCCATAAGGTGTTATAAGCAAATAGACTCGACATTAGTATTGAGCATAAAAAAACTCACATATCATTCACTCTGACATGTGAGTTCAATTCTATATATAAACTCTGCTTTTATTTTGCTGCGGCTCTCCTTAATCGATCATTAATTCCAACACCTAAACCTTCTTCAGGAAGTAGTTCTGCCAAAATCAGATCGATATCCAGTTCACCCAATTCCCTTAGCATTTTAAATAAGTTCTGAGCAGCTTCATCTAAATTGCCATTAGAGGATAAAACAAACTGTAAATCATTTGGAATCTCTTCAAAAGTATCTTTGAACGAAAGCGTAGCTACCTTTAAGTCTTTATACTTTGCTATATTTTCCACAATATCACCAATAATCATTTCAATACCTGGTGAATAATGTTTTTTAAGCATTCCTGGAGCTTCAGGCTGTGACGAAGAATGAGACTTAACCTCTACGGGACCAATTACAGCTTCAATCTGCTCAATACTGATTCCGCCTTTTCTTAGAACAGTAGGTTTTCCTTGAATAAAACCAACAATAGTCGATTCAATACCCACTGAACAAGCTCCTCCATCTAGCACATAACCAATCTTATCGCCAAGTCCTGACTCTACATGCTCTGCTGTGGTTGGACTGACAAAACCGAAAAGATTTGCACTCGGTGCTGCTACTGGAAAATCAATTTCTTTTAGCAAAGCCAAACTCAAAGGGTGATTGGGAACTCTGACAGCTACTGTATCTAGACCGGATGTCACAAGATCATGAATGATTGGCTTTCGTGGTAACACCATCGTAAGTGGCCCTGGCCAAAATTTCTCAGCGAGAAGCATTGCTTCAGCTGGAATTTCCTGAACATAATCCTTAACCTTCTCAATGCTGTCGCAATGGACAATCAAAGGGTCAAAAGCAGGTCGCTTTTTAGTCTCAAATATAGAAGCTACAGCCTTTGGATTTAGAGCATTACCAGCTAGCCCATAAACTGTTTCTGTGGGTAAGCCCACTAGTTCACCTCTTTCCAAACACGCCTTTGCGTATTGTATATCTTTTCCTTTCACTCTTTGCCGATTCTACGTTTATTCAAGTAGTTAACTCAAAAAGCTGTAAAAGTCTCCTTTTCTTTAGCTTGTTTTAGTTAATAACATTCAATTGAATCTTTTAACGAGTTCTATCATACCAAGAATCTCGCTTCTCAATTTTCAGGTCACTTAGCATAGATGACTTCACTGCTATCGTAAAGTTATAAGACTGTCTTTCACCGAATGGAATCCAGTTAAAACTCATTTGCCAACAGTGCAAATCTCTAGATAAATCTATAGTAGTATAAGAAAAATCACCTCTAGTAAAGTCATAACCACTTGAGTAATTAACTCTCCATTTTTCAGTCAATCCTAACTCGCCTCTAAATGTTAAAGACTGAGTAATGGTTCTTTCTTCAAACCCCCTTTGCGTATAGTTCAAGTTATAACTCAAATTCAATGACCATGGAACAGAAAAGTCCATGTATAAATCAGGATTTCTGAGAATATCATCTTTGATAGCAGCCTCCAGATCATTTTTAGGTTGATACTGTTCTACTTTACTTTCTTTTTTCTCTTTACTTCCCTTTGGTGAAAAGTTTGCTGAAATAGAAAGGTTGGCATTTGTCAAATCTACAAGTCGTCCTTCTGCATCCCATAAGAAAGTACCCGTTCTATTCTGTCTAGTCACCTCACCTGTACCAGGATCAGTTTCTAGTGCATCATAAGCATAAGGATCTAAAGTAGCACCAAAGTTCAATGATATGTTTTTAAATAATGTCGTGTTACCTGAAACTCTAATCGTTGACAAGTTTAACGAATCTGCTAAGAAGTTATATGAACCACTTAATGATAAACTATTTAATATCTTAACTTTCTTAAATTTATCTTGCCCTTCTTCTCCTGTATAATTTTTATCTCTAACCTTTAATTCAAATTGGTTACCTAAAGAGAAACTTAGTGATGCGTTTTCACCAGCCCCAGGGCTATTAAATGTAGAACCTTGAATGGTTGATACTTCTCTAGTTGTACCGTCAGGATCAGTTTGAACATTTTCATAGTAACCAAACTGCGAATCTGCAAAATTTGGTCTATAACTGAAACTCAACGAAGGAGTCATCTGGTGACGTAAGGTAGAACCTCCTTTAAAATTATAGAAGGCATACATACGAGTAGTTGACCCTATAGCTGTACTATATTCATACTGTCTAGTGAATTCATTAAACTTTTCAACTTCAACCGCATTTTCTTCTTCATTATACGTGTACTCAAACCTTTCTGGTGACCATACCTCACGATAAGTAAAACTTGGTGTAAAATTAAAGTACTTCAATAAAGTGAAGTTTGTTGAAATTGGAATATTATGCTGAACACCATAGTTAATAAAGTTGCTATAGAAACCTAAGTTCTCAATTAATGAAGGTGGTCTATTTAAAGAATCATACTCAACAATTGGTTCTGTTCTATTATTAACTACATCAAATGGAAAGTTTTCAAACCTCGTCGTATCATTGGTCATTTCTCCTTGTAATGAACCTGTATATGAAATACTAAGTTGAGAGATTGGATCTTTCTTATTCGACTTCCCTTTAAAAGGTTGAACCCTCGTCATATTCAGACCAAGGTCTCCTTGCAAGGTTTCAATACCATTTACCAAGTTTTGATTCAAACGCACACTACCTGTTGTAGAAAAAGGCGTTCCTTGAAATGTCTTTGAAAATCTAACGTTTGAGTTAGAAGTAGAACTCAAGTAATCGTTTGAATTCGCAAGGTTATTTCTATTATAATCTGTAGAAGCTAAGTTCACACTCGCACTAAACGAGAATGAATTTTTAGAATCCATTGAGTGAGTCCACGCCAATCGGTAGTCATTTGTAATGTCATCACTACCATCATCTGCCATTGCAACTACTTTCCTGTAATTCAAGTCAAAGTTACCATTGAAGGCATAACGTTTCCTGTAATCGATTCTTGACCTGAGTCCCCAACCACCTAAGGTATAAATCTCACCTAAAAGTTGAACAGCGGCATAATCACTGATGGAAAAATAGAATCCACCATCTCTCAAATAAAAACCACGATCTGAAGATTCACCATAACTAGGCATTATAAATCCAGAGGAAGGGTTTCTTTGCGATGG of Sediminitomix flava contains these proteins:
- a CDS encoding L-threonylcarbamoyladenylate synthase; translated protein: MKGKDIQYAKACLERGELVGLPTETVYGLAGNALNPKAVASIFETKKRPAFDPLIVHCDSIEKVKDYVQEIPAEAMLLAEKFWPGPLTMVLPRKPIIHDLVTSGLDTVAVRVPNHPLSLALLKEIDFPVAAPSANLFGFVSPTTAEHVESGLGDKIGYVLDGGACSVGIESTIVGFIQGKPTVLRKGGISIEQIEAVIGPVEVKSHSSSQPEAPGMLKKHYSPGIEMIIGDIVENIAKYKDLKVATLSFKDTFEEIPNDLQFVLSSNGNLDEAAQNLFKMLRELGELDIDLILAELLPEEGLGVGINDRLRRAAAK
- a CDS encoding putative LPS assembly protein LptD, translated to MNRSFIFFGLLFIWFQLFFLGANHTVKADSREILEEELVLKDSLTEIQKEALILAETLDDLNEVTDSFLLTDMAASLRAFANDKVFKAERGKIVLRERLDNPETVEQFKIFNQMILQEDKGLMEQLIGTPIFEDLADIVYEFGTDEVEGKTISETFGSYLEDGAILISQSEDKFQFPIDYVSDSSWTDVINQEMVLYNNAEIVYGSKVLKASEIRVNFATNTVTALGIPDSTGVLVGQPVFKDGPAVYNAREMIYNLQTEKGLIRGIVTEEGDGIVQSRLMKKTPGESIYMGGNIYTTCNLEHPHYAIRARKMKLVPQKHIVSGPFNFELNEISLPLGFVYGLFPSQRNPSSGFIMPSYGESSDRGFYLRDGGFYFSISDYAAVQLLGEIYTLGGWGLRSRIDYRKRYAFNGNFDLNYRKVVAMADDGSDDITNDYRLAWTHSMDSKNSFSFSASVNLASTDYNRNNLANSNDYLSSTSNSNVRFSKTFQGTPFSTTGSVRLNQNLVNGIETLQGDLGLNMTRVQPFKGKSNKKDPISQLSISYTGSLQGEMTNDTTRFENFPFDVVNNRTEPIVEYDSLNRPPSLIENLGFYSNFINYGVQHNIPISTNFTLLKYFNFTPSFTYREVWSPERFEYTYNEEENAVEVEKFNEFTRQYEYSTAIGSTTRMYAFYNFKGGSTLRHQMTPSLSFSYRPNFADSQFGYYENVQTDPDGTTREVSTIQGSTFNSPGAGENASLSFSLGNQFELKVRDKNYTGEEGQDKFKKVKILNSLSLSGSYNFLADSLNLSTIRVSGNTTLFKNISLNFGATLDPYAYDALETDPGTGEVTRQNRTGTFLWDAEGRLVDLTNANLSISANFSPKGSKEKKESKVEQYQPKNDLEAAIKDDILRNPDLYMDFSVPWSLNLSYNLNYTQRGFEERTITQSLTFRGELGLTEKWRVNYSSGYDFTRGDFSYTTIDLSRDLHCWQMSFNWIPFGERQSYNFTIAVKSSMLSDLKIEKRDSWYDRTR